In the Desulfitobacterium hafniense DCB-2 genome, CAGCTACAACATCGATATGGCACATCAGGAAAGTGAATTCAAAGGCTTTATGAAGATGGGCAGGGAACTGGGCAAAAACCCCGCCCTGGTCTTAAAAGCTTATCTTAAAGGGAAGCGGCTGCAAAAGAAGATGGAGCTGCAGTTGGCCGAAGAGCAGGAGAGCCTCATTCAGGGCAAAGACAAGCTGAAAATACTCATTATCGCCCATGATTACAACACCTACGACAAGGTGGTGGGCTATCCGGTCGTCAAGCACTTGGAAAGCCTGGGTATTGTGCCTGTTTATGCCGATGCCGCCGACAAAAAGAAAACCGCCCTCAAGTCAAGGCTCATCTCGGACACCCTCTATTGGACCTTCAACAAAGAACTCATTGGAGCCATTGATCATTATCAGCAGAACATCGATGGGATCATCTTCATTTCCACCTTCCCCTGCGGTCCCGATTCCCTGGTCAATGAATTGTGCCTGAGAAAAATAAAAGGCGTTCCCATGGCTAATATCATCGTGGATGAACTCCAGGGAGAAGCAGGTCTGCAGACCAGAATTGAAAGCTTTGTCGATATCATCATGGAAAGGAAAAAGACCGGGAGGGAAGCACAAATTGGCTAGTCAGGAAAAGATCATGAGTTTTCCCCACATTGGAAATTACCATGTGGCCATCGAATTTCTGCTCAAGCATGTTCTGGAGAATATTCAGGTTCTGACCCCGCCCCCCATTACCAAAAAAACCTTGGAACTGGGCTCGAAATACAGCCCGGATTTTGTTTGTGTACCCTTTAAATATAACCTGGGCAACTACCTGGAAGCCCTGGAGCAAGGGGCGAATATCCTGGTTCAGTCCGGCGGGGGCTGCCGGTTCGGGTATTATGGGGAAATTCAGGAACAGATCTTAAGAGATCTAGGCTATGATTTTGAGTTCATTAGCCTGATCGACAACGAAAAAGTCAATCCCCTGGCCTTTTTCAACCGCTTTAAGCGCTTGAATCCCCAATTATCCTTTACCCGGTTTGCCTACTACTTTCAGCTGACCTTTAAAATGATCGAGGCCATGGACTCCTTGGATCATATGATCCGCAGCAATATCGGCTTTGCCGTCCGGGAGGGTAGCTTTGAGCTGCTGCACAAGGAGTTCCTCCGGGAGCTTGCCGCTGTGGAAGGCTTCCGGAGCCTGGACAAACTCTATCGAAAATACGATGCCCTATTCCGCCAACTGGAAGTCAATAAACCGGACAATCCTCTCAGAGTGGGGATCGTCGGAGAGCTCTATACCCTTATGGAGCCTTTCAGCAGCTGTTTCATCGAAAAGGAGCTGGCGAAAAAGGGCATCCAGGTCACCCGCTTCATCACTGTATCCTATTTGCTGCGTCATCATCCCCAATCCAGTGACTTGCTGAAGCTGGCAGGAAACTATCTGGAGTATGAAATCGGCGCCGATGGCACAGATAGTGTGGCCCGGGCGAAAATGCTGGCTGAAGCCGGCTATGACGGGGTTATCCATGTCAAACCTTTCGGATGCACGCCGGAAGTCAATTCCATGCCCATGCTGCAGAATATCAGCAATGATTACAAAATGCCCATACTGTATTTCAGTTTTGATGCTCAGACCTCCGAAACCGGGGTGCTCACACGCTTGGAAGCGTTCCATGACATGCTGATGATGAGAAGGGAAGCGAACAGATGGCAAAATGTTATTTAGGAGTGGACAGCGGTTCCATTTCCACCAAAGGTGTGATCATTGACCAGAACAACAAGATTCTGGCCGAGAAGTACTTGTGGACGGAAGGGAACCCGGTGGAGGCCGTTAAGGCAGTAATTGCCGACCTCAAAGCTCAGATCGACGGTATTAATTGCACTAAAGATGCTGACGGTAATGATGATATCAGCGGTAATGGCGGTAACGACAACAGCAGTAATGGTGATAGCGGCAATCGTGTCACTCAGGGTATTGAGATTAAGGCCGTGGGCACCACCGGCTCAGCCAGGCGCTTGATCGGCGCCCTCCTCAATGCCCAGGTGGTCAAAAATGAAATCACGGCTCACGCCGTGGGAACCCTGTCCGTGTATCCAGATGTCCGGACTATTTTTGAAATAGGCGGTCAGGATTCCAAGATTATTCTGGTGGAAGACGGGATTGTGGTGGATTATGCCATGAATACCTTGTGTGCCGCCGGTACAGGTTCCTTCCTGTCCTCCCAGGCCAAGCGGCTGGGGATGGAAGTGGAAGAATTCGGCGAACTGGCCTTGCGGTCCCAGAATCCCACCAAAATAGCGGCCCGATGCACGGTTTTTGCCGAGTCGGATATGGTGCACAAGGCTCAGATCGGCCATAAAAAAGAGGATATTGT is a window encoding:
- a CDS encoding acyl-CoA dehydratase activase-related protein, whose product is MKDNITIGIPRAFLFFKYQYLWQTFFAELNCQVILSPETNKKILKEGIDSSIDESCLSAKIYMGHLAYLRGKADFILVPRIVGFGRKEEVCTKFNALYDIVKNTFKEVNLLSYNIDMAHQESEFKGFMKMGRELGKNPALVLKAYLKGKRLQKKMELQLAEEQESLIQGKDKLKILIIAHDYNTYDKVVGYPVVKHLESLGIVPVYADAADKKKTALKSRLISDTLYWTFNKELIGAIDHYQQNIDGIIFISTFPCGPDSLVNELCLRKIKGVPMANIIVDELQGEAGLQTRIESFVDIIMERKKTGREAQIG
- a CDS encoding 2-hydroxyacyl-CoA dehydratase; this encodes MASQEKIMSFPHIGNYHVAIEFLLKHVLENIQVLTPPPITKKTLELGSKYSPDFVCVPFKYNLGNYLEALEQGANILVQSGGGCRFGYYGEIQEQILRDLGYDFEFISLIDNEKVNPLAFFNRFKRLNPQLSFTRFAYYFQLTFKMIEAMDSLDHMIRSNIGFAVREGSFELLHKEFLRELAAVEGFRSLDKLYRKYDALFRQLEVNKPDNPLRVGIVGELYTLMEPFSSCFIEKELAKKGIQVTRFITVSYLLRHHPQSSDLLKLAGNYLEYEIGADGTDSVARAKMLAEAGYDGVIHVKPFGCTPEVNSMPMLQNISNDYKMPILYFSFDAQTSETGVLTRLEAFHDMLMMRREANRWQNVI
- a CDS encoding acyl-CoA dehydratase activase, translating into MAKCYLGVDSGSISTKGVIIDQNNKILAEKYLWTEGNPVEAVKAVIADLKAQIDGINCTKDADGNDDISGNGGNDNSSNGDSGNRVTQGIEIKAVGTTGSARRLIGALLNAQVVKNEITAHAVGTLSVYPDVRTIFEIGGQDSKIILVEDGIVVDYAMNTLCAAGTGSFLSSQAKRLGMEVEEFGELALRSQNPTKIAARCTVFAESDMVHKAQIGHKKEDIVAGLCHAVVANYLNNVGKGKHTKAPIVFQGGVSKNVGVIKAFEEATGETIHVDPHAHLMGALGAALLAKSSGQEQDFNFSMTEMHFDTRGVECQGCPNNCEVICVYRNEELIDAWGNKCDKGAVRGSEAVRKKEEPVVKGDEMVS